The window ACATTAAACGGATGCTTGCGATTTTCCGATACCGACGGAGTGACAATTTTTTCTTCGAGAGTTGTGTCCACTGTTTCTATCCTTGTGAAAAATTACATAATCTTTTCGTCTGATGATTTATTTTCGATGGCGCGCCGCAAAAACTGAATAGCTTCCTCAGTCGGGGCGCCGGGGGTGAAGATTTTCGCGACACCCATTTTTTCAAGTTCGGCCTTGTCGTCGTCGGGAATAATTCCACCGCCGAAAAGCATGATATCCGTTGCCCCGCGTTTTTTTAGTTCATCGAGAATTGCCGGAAAGAGTGTCATGTGGGCGCCGGA is drawn from Candidatus Zixiibacteriota bacterium and contains these coding sequences:
- a CDS encoding cobalamin B12-binding domain-containing protein, which codes for MPKKIRVLLAKPGLDGHDRGIKVIAAAFRDAGMEVIYTGLRQTPEMIVDAAVQEDVDAVGVSILSGAHMTLFPAILDELKKRGATDIMLFGGGIIPDDDKAELEKMGVAKIFTPGAPTEEAIQFLRRAIENKSSDEKIM